The Rhodopirellula islandica genome segment AATGGCCGAACTTGAGTCGCGATACCGAGAGTTCCGGCAAGACGCTCCGTTGGTATGGGATGAAAACGGGCAGGCGATCAATCCACACCGCGAAAGGCAACTGTATCTTACTGCACGACGCAGTGAACTTTTTGAGGAGCTTCGGAAGAAAGCCATCGAACTTACTGCTATCGATAGCATTTCAAATGAGGCGAAAGATCCTTTGGTTCGGCTCTCTATCATCGGGCAACTAATCGGGAAGAACTTTGAAATACCGGATTCCAAACGGATTAGCCAGGACATGCGAGACGGGGACGTGGAACTTGCTCAGATTGAATTGGACCAACAACTGGTACCGTTGATGATTGAACGCAATAAATTCGCCGCAGAATTCGGAGAGCAGCACCCAACCGTAAAAGCACTCGACGCAGAACTGACGATGATGAAGAGGGAACTAAAACGTTTGATCACCGAGCAATCCGAACGCATTGTTGAACTGATGGAGCAGAACAAGGTGGAGGGAATTGACCCTGCTAAGAGAGCTGAAGAGGCGGTCAATGTCGTCCTCATCGCCTCCAGGGCCGAAGTCAACCTCCTTGAGCAGCAAATTGGGGAAATCGACCTGCAGATTGCAAGTGAACGGAAGGAAGCAATCAAGCTCGCTCAGTTTGAACAAGAAAACACGGCTTTGCTTCGCGAAATTGATCGTAATAGAGAACTAATCAATCATCTCGAGGAACAAATGGCTCGAGTCGAATTGGTGGAAGAGGAAGGTGGTATCCGCGTCACGGAGCTAGTGGCACCGAGTACTGCCTATGTTATCGGCCCGAGCATTATCAAAACACTAGGGATTGGTACAATAGCCGGACTCATAATAGGATGTGGTCTGGCACTGCTGCTGGAGAAAAATGCAAACACCTTCCGCGATCCGGAAGAAATTGTGGCTGCGGTTGGGGCACCGATCTTGACCCATGTTCCATTCTTCAAAGGACGTGTTCGTCGGGCCAAGGGTGAGACAAGCAATCCGTTTGAACAGTTGGATGCCCACTTGGCGGTGGTACACGCTCCTTCTTCGGTGGCTTCCGAGGCGATCCGGTCTTGCCGAACCTCGGTTCTTTTTGAAATGGCTGGCATCCACGGTGGGAAAATCATCCAGGTCACCAGCCCGCTTCCTGGTGACGGGAAGTCGACCATCGCTGGCAACTTGGCGTGCAGCATCGCTCAGTCAGGCAAACGAACTTTGATCATTGACTGTGACCTTCGCCGGCCTCAGGTCACGGACAACTTTGCAAAAGCGGATCAACTTGGTTTGGTCGATGTGTTGAGCGGCAAATGCGAACATGTTGACGCGGCTCATGACACTCCTCTCAGTACGTTGAAAATGATGCCTTCGGGACCGATTCCAGCAAACCCAGCAGAAGCGCTGACGTTGCCGGAAATGAGCGAATTACTGGACGTTCTTCGGGAAGAGTACGACTACATCATTCTGGACACGCCGCCGTTGCTGGTAGTGACGGACCCCAGCATCACTGCCAGCATGACCGATGGTGTCGTGATGGCACTCAAGGTTCGGCGGAAGAGCAAACCCAACGCCAAAGAAGCCGCTTCCATCCTGGCCAACGTG includes the following:
- a CDS encoding polysaccharide biosynthesis tyrosine autokinase, with the protein product MTPNSNSTDPTAGKRGPNSFASYPSQNAGTMGLAATGSYPAMNEGWGSADQGDASDLLGAIWRYRWAAMGPTILGAMIGFLVFIKTPETFQSATLLMFESDRPAVIDTMTGDRIGGVPSIEIIRAQLFSDEVNRSALSDGNMNVFREQFHGSPVELAALASKMLEFETDLKDERSASSLVAQMTFENTDPELCEAAIKAYSAALQKLFADKHKSSRSELLKLISIATNQMQPKMAELESRYREFRQDAPLVWDENGQAINPHRERQLYLTARRSELFEELRKKAIELTAIDSISNEAKDPLVRLSIIGQLIGKNFEIPDSKRISQDMRDGDVELAQIELDQQLVPLMIERNKFAAEFGEQHPTVKALDAELTMMKRELKRLITEQSERIVELMEQNKVEGIDPAKRAEEAVNVVLIASRAEVNLLEQQIGEIDLQIASERKEAIKLAQFEQENTALLREIDRNRELINHLEEQMARVELVEEEGGIRVTELVAPSTAYVIGPSIIKTLGIGTIAGLIIGCGLALLLEKNANTFRDPEEIVAAVGAPILTHVPFFKGRVRRAKGETSNPFEQLDAHLAVVHAPSSVASEAIRSCRTSVLFEMAGIHGGKIIQVTSPLPGDGKSTIAGNLACSIAQSGKRTLIIDCDLRRPQVTDNFAKADQLGLVDVLSGKCEHVDAAHDTPLSTLKMMPSGPIPANPAEALTLPEMSELLDVLREEYDYIILDTPPLLVVTDPSITASMTDGVVMALKVRRKSKPNAKEAASILANVGAKLLGVVINASDEAGNNDGYKGYGYYRYGRHTSRYYRKTANNGSKAGTRRTPVVVSGRGPAPRSARPIAVPPTAMPPVEQERSSDV